A region of uncultured Desulfobacter sp. DNA encodes the following proteins:
- a CDS encoding MFS transporter, translated as MKDNTRLPLIQVLAWASSGAASMLVFGPAAGILPTIMAKNFGISMAAVGTILLVQRLFDGVTDPLIGYLSDRTRTPMGKRKPWIIAGTLLMMIAAWQLFIPPQGAGTVHFMVWMLLVAMGWTMYEVPFNAWGAQLTGDYDERSRIFAFRTAATVIGTILFMAAPMLPMFDTPEMTPEVLKFIAFCFIISMPFMVWAAVALVPEGKEVSTEEKFSLKDIAVSLKQNRPFLNYVLLMLAMGIASGIINTLIFPVMDAYLGIGDKFSAIMVAGTVCSLVSIPLWVKIIERLEKHKALFIGAVAITLACFCFIFIPPGKAAFIPYMATMIVILFGNGVVNVTMGPMLADIVDYDIWKTGTSRGGFYFSALMLISKLNMALGGAMGFFFLNLFGFDLNNTTHSHTAVIGVKVTFALIPSLLLLLSAVIAWFYPIDRKTQQQIRQAIEQKAAILTDHKANLQP; from the coding sequence TTGAAAGACAATACACGTCTGCCCCTGATCCAGGTGCTCGCCTGGGCATCTTCGGGTGCCGCATCCATGCTGGTCTTTGGTCCTGCTGCCGGTATTTTGCCCACCATCATGGCCAAAAATTTCGGCATCAGCATGGCCGCAGTGGGCACAATCCTGCTGGTCCAGCGCCTGTTTGACGGGGTCACAGACCCGCTTATCGGCTACCTGTCCGACCGAACCCGCACCCCCATGGGCAAGCGAAAACCCTGGATTATCGCGGGCACCCTTTTGATGATGATCGCAGCCTGGCAGCTCTTCATCCCGCCCCAGGGCGCGGGAACTGTCCACTTCATGGTATGGATGCTTTTGGTGGCCATGGGCTGGACCATGTATGAGGTGCCGTTCAACGCCTGGGGCGCCCAGCTCACCGGAGATTATGACGAGCGCTCCCGGATTTTTGCCTTCAGGACGGCAGCCACGGTCATCGGCACCATCCTCTTCATGGCCGCGCCCATGCTGCCCATGTTTGACACCCCGGAAATGACCCCCGAAGTGCTTAAGTTCATCGCCTTTTGTTTCATCATCTCCATGCCTTTCATGGTCTGGGCTGCGGTGGCCCTGGTACCCGAGGGGAAAGAGGTCTCAACCGAAGAAAAGTTCTCATTAAAGGATATAGCCGTTTCCTTGAAACAAAATCGCCCATTTTTAAATTATGTGCTGCTGATGCTGGCCATGGGAATTGCTTCAGGCATCATCAACACCCTGATCTTTCCGGTGATGGACGCCTATCTGGGCATCGGGGATAAATTTTCGGCAATTATGGTGGCAGGCACCGTCTGTTCCCTGGTCAGTATTCCTTTATGGGTGAAGATCATTGAACGTCTGGAAAAGCATAAAGCCCTGTTCATTGGTGCCGTCGCCATTACGCTGGCCTGTTTCTGTTTTATCTTTATCCCGCCCGGAAAAGCTGCCTTTATTCCCTATATGGCCACCATGATCGTCATTCTTTTCGGCAACGGGGTGGTCAACGTCACCATGGGGCCCATGCTGGCCGACATTGTGGATTACGACATCTGGAAAACCGGTACCAGCCGGGGCGGATTTTATTTTTCCGCCCTGATGCTGATCAGCAAACTGAATATGGCTTTAGGCGGTGCCATGGGCTTTTTTTTCCTCAACCTGTTCGGGTTTGATCTCAACAACACCACCCACAGCCATACGGCCGTCATCGGGGTCAAGGTGACCTTTGCCCTGATCCCCTCCCTGCTGCTGCTTTTGTCGGCCGTGATTGCATGGTTTTACCCCATTGACCGAAAAACACAGCAGCAGATCCGGCAGGCCATTGAACAAAAAGCGGCCATACTGACAGACCACAAAGCCAACCTGCAACCTTGA
- the cas7c gene encoding type I-C CRISPR-associated protein Cas7/Csd2 yields MSLEHKIDFAVILSVKNANPNGDPLNGNRPRVDYEGFGEISDVCLKRKIRNRLLADDQSIFVQSDDNRKDDSTSLRNRAESKEFGLGKDAFISKKTKPEETAKLACQKWLDVRSFGQLFAFSGSKSEGVSIAIRGPVTLHSAFSVDPVSITSTQITKSVSGEGDGTKKSSDTMGMKHRVDKAIYVTYGAMSPQLAERTGFNDDDAETIKNVLPRLFEGDASSARPEGSMSVEKVIWWKHNNKSGQYSSAKVHRTLQTLQINSDGSFDEKGLKNALDGLTPEIINGF; encoded by the coding sequence ATGAGTCTTGAACATAAAATTGATTTTGCGGTAATTCTCAGTGTGAAAAATGCAAACCCCAACGGGGATCCTTTGAACGGTAACAGACCAAGGGTTGACTATGAAGGCTTTGGAGAAATATCAGATGTCTGCTTAAAAAGGAAAATACGTAATCGGTTGCTGGCAGACGACCAATCCATATTTGTTCAATCCGATGACAATAGAAAAGACGATTCCACAAGTTTAAGAAACCGGGCGGAATCAAAAGAGTTTGGCCTTGGCAAAGATGCGTTCATCAGTAAAAAGACAAAGCCGGAAGAAACGGCAAAGCTTGCTTGTCAAAAATGGCTTGATGTAAGAAGTTTTGGACAACTTTTCGCTTTCAGCGGGTCCAAGAGTGAAGGCGTTTCCATAGCAATTCGCGGACCTGTTACTCTTCATTCTGCTTTCAGTGTTGATCCTGTCAGCATAACAAGCACCCAAATCACTAAAAGTGTGAGCGGTGAAGGAGACGGAACCAAGAAAAGTTCTGACACCATGGGTATGAAGCACAGAGTGGACAAAGCTATTTATGTGACCTATGGCGCCATGAGCCCCCAGCTTGCAGAGAGAACAGGATTCAATGATGACGATGCCGAAACGATTAAAAATGTTTTACCCAGATTATTTGAAGGTGACGCATCTTCGGCACGCCCGGAAGGCAGCATGAGTGTTGAAAAGGTAATCTGGTGGAAACACAACAATAAATCAGGCCAATATTCTTCTGCAAAAGTTCATAGAACTTTACAAACCTTACAGATCAATTCCGATGGTTCTTTTGATGAAAAGGGGCTAAAAAATGCCCTTGATGGTTTGACGCCTGAAATCATAAATGGATTTTAA
- the cas8c gene encoding type I-C CRISPR-associated protein Cas8c/Csd1, whose translation MSWMAKLYDTYETGMGLDLPDENKLMPISHTLQNAHINIVIDSNGCFKRAEILEKTQIVLPATEKSAGRSSGEAPHPLADKLQYIAKDYPEYGGRKKSYFSGYESQLAEWCSSEYKNKKAETILKYIRKGKVIEDLVSAHVLHIDESQKLMAYWPDEEDKNPPLIFKILPAIPKEKRQNKDKAEIEPGDALVCWSVEKEGEPDSNTWKDNRLQQSWIDYNSRTGDVSGFCFITGNSSPIAVNHPAKLRHTGDKAKLISANDSSGFTFRGRFTDPDGRQATSISYEVTQKAHNALRWLISRQGFRNGDQVFVSWAISGKKTPEPLESTWEFFNTDPIFQEETEEKGDAALDYSFDVGQSFSILLNKYIAGYRAKLDPNEQIIIMGLDSATPGRMGIIYYRELLASEFLERVKKWHYEFAWPQRFTVPAPESKKQDAKKTVWPISSPPPRNIAEAAYGNILKSNEKLKKGVIERILPCIVDGKQFPQDLVLSSVRRTCNRHNCEKWEWERNLGITCALYKGFYLRHPQKNKRREYKMALEEERTTRDYLYGRLLAIAEKIEETALYVGGEDRPTTAARLMQRFADRPFSTWRNIELALQPYMQRLKSSRAGFLVNRTKELDSIFEAFSPDDFISEKPLSGEFLLGYHCQKQAWQNKSNQPQEKE comes from the coding sequence ATGAGTTGGATGGCAAAGCTTTACGACACCTATGAAACCGGCATGGGTTTAGACTTACCTGACGAAAACAAACTGATGCCCATCAGCCATACGTTGCAAAATGCGCACATCAATATTGTGATTGATAGTAATGGCTGTTTTAAAAGAGCCGAAATTCTTGAAAAGACACAGATAGTATTACCTGCAACAGAAAAATCAGCAGGGCGTTCAAGTGGAGAAGCGCCCCACCCGCTGGCAGATAAACTTCAGTATATTGCCAAAGATTATCCGGAATATGGAGGTCGAAAAAAGTCATATTTTTCCGGCTACGAAAGTCAGTTGGCAGAATGGTGTTCATCGGAATATAAAAACAAAAAGGCGGAAACGATATTGAAATATATTCGCAAAGGTAAGGTAATTGAAGATCTTGTTTCTGCGCATGTGTTGCACATTGATGAATCCCAAAAATTGATGGCATACTGGCCTGATGAGGAGGATAAAAATCCGCCCCTAATATTTAAAATCCTTCCGGCAATACCGAAAGAGAAAAGGCAAAATAAAGACAAAGCCGAGATCGAACCTGGTGATGCTCTGGTTTGCTGGTCGGTTGAAAAAGAAGGGGAACCTGACAGCAATACCTGGAAAGATAATAGGTTACAGCAAAGCTGGATTGATTACAACTCCCGGACTGGAGACGTTTCAGGCTTTTGTTTCATAACCGGCAATTCAAGCCCCATTGCAGTTAATCATCCGGCCAAACTTCGTCACACAGGAGATAAAGCAAAACTGATTTCTGCCAATGACTCTTCCGGGTTCACATTCCGGGGACGCTTTACTGATCCGGATGGCAGACAGGCAACCAGCATCAGTTATGAAGTAACCCAGAAAGCCCATAATGCACTTCGCTGGCTGATTTCCCGCCAAGGCTTTCGTAACGGGGACCAGGTTTTCGTATCATGGGCAATTTCAGGCAAAAAAACACCCGAACCGCTTGAAAGCACATGGGAGTTTTTCAATACCGACCCTATATTTCAGGAAGAAACGGAGGAGAAAGGAGATGCAGCCCTGGATTATTCTTTTGATGTGGGGCAGTCTTTTTCAATTCTTCTTAATAAATACATAGCGGGTTATCGCGCAAAATTAGATCCCAATGAACAGATTATCATCATGGGTCTTGATTCCGCCACCCCAGGACGAATGGGGATCATATATTATCGTGAACTGTTAGCCAGTGAGTTTCTTGAACGAGTAAAAAAATGGCATTATGAATTTGCCTGGCCCCAGCGCTTCACCGTCCCCGCCCCGGAAAGCAAAAAGCAGGACGCAAAAAAGACGGTCTGGCCGATTTCCAGTCCACCTCCCAGAAACATTGCAGAAGCCGCTTACGGCAATATTCTCAAAAGCAATGAGAAACTTAAAAAAGGAGTAATTGAACGCATATTGCCCTGCATTGTGGACGGAAAGCAATTCCCCCAGGATCTCGTTCTTTCTTCGGTTCGCAGAACCTGTAACCGGCATAATTGTGAAAAATGGGAATGGGAAAGAAATCTGGGAATCACCTGTGCCCTATATAAAGGTTTTTATCTACGGCACCCCCAAAAAAATAAAAGGAGAGAATATAAAATGGCTTTGGAAGAAGAAAGAACCACCAGGGACTATCTTTATGGAAGATTGCTGGCGATTGCCGAAAAGATAGAAGAAACGGCTTTGTATGTTGGGGGAGAGGATCGGCCGACCACAGCGGCAAGGCTTATGCAACGCTTTGCGGACCGCCCGTTTTCGACCTGGCGTAACATTGAACTGGCACTTCAGCCTTATATGCAGAGGCTCAAATCCAGCAGAGCCGGATTCTTAGTTAACCGGACAAAAGAACTGGATTCAATTTTTGAGGCATTTTCCCCTGATGACTTCATCAGCGAGAAACCATTATCCGGGGAGTTCCTTCTCGGCTATCACTGCCAGAAACAGGCATGGCAAAATAAATCAAATCAACCCCAAGAGAAAGAATAG
- a CDS encoding dipeptide epimerase, with the protein MKITKIKIYSARIALTDPVRTALGMEEVCRNLFVKIKTDSGLYGVGEIAHFDAVTGETPDICSAAAKACARLLLGKDPLDIRGNMAGLQRHLAHNTAVKAGFDMAMYDICGKAAGLPVYTLLGGSKRTLTTDRTVGIDIPEKMAQKAKDLVDKGFHKIKVKLGTTIAADLSRIRIIRERVGEEITLLADANQGWDFPTAAAFLKQVRPYHLAYCEQPLASRDFEHMKKLRQKSTIPIAADESVFNAQEAFRLAAGGICDILNIKLSKSGGIFAGEQICDVAESLGLPCMIGCMEETRLCLTAAAHLASARTNIQHIDLDGHFGLEADPVTGGIRYDQDRIILPDTPGLGADLDEAFLAQCDSVCIC; encoded by the coding sequence ATGAAAATAACCAAAATTAAAATCTATTCAGCCCGAATTGCCTTAACCGACCCTGTGCGCACAGCCCTTGGCATGGAAGAGGTTTGCCGCAACCTGTTTGTAAAAATCAAAACCGATTCAGGTCTGTACGGCGTGGGAGAGATCGCCCACTTTGATGCCGTCACAGGAGAGACCCCGGATATCTGCAGCGCCGCAGCAAAAGCGTGTGCGCGCCTGCTGCTGGGAAAAGATCCTTTGGATATCCGGGGCAACATGGCCGGCCTTCAAAGGCATCTGGCCCATAACACGGCAGTAAAAGCAGGGTTTGACATGGCCATGTACGATATTTGCGGCAAAGCTGCCGGGCTGCCGGTGTACACCCTTCTGGGGGGATCAAAACGAACCTTGACGACCGATCGCACGGTGGGCATTGACATACCTGAAAAAATGGCTCAAAAAGCAAAAGACCTTGTGGACAAAGGCTTCCATAAAATCAAGGTTAAACTGGGCACCACAATTGCGGCAGATCTGTCAAGGATCAGGATCATCCGGGAACGTGTGGGAGAAGAGATCACCCTGTTGGCGGATGCCAACCAGGGGTGGGATTTTCCCACGGCAGCAGCCTTTTTAAAACAAGTGCGTCCTTACCATCTGGCGTACTGCGAACAGCCCCTGGCGTCCCGGGATTTTGAACATATGAAAAAACTGCGCCAGAAAAGCACCATCCCCATAGCCGCAGACGAATCCGTATTCAACGCCCAGGAAGCCTTCAGGCTTGCCGCCGGCGGTATCTGCGACATCCTGAATATCAAATTGTCAAAATCCGGCGGCATTTTCGCGGGCGAGCAGATCTGTGATGTGGCTGAAAGTTTAGGGCTGCCCTGTATGATCGGCTGCATGGAGGAGACAAGACTTTGCCTGACTGCAGCCGCCCACCTGGCATCGGCCCGGACCAATATCCAACACATCGACCTGGACGGTCATTTCGGTCTTGAAGCGGATCCCGTGACAGGGGGCATCCGGTACGATCAGGACAGAATCATCCTTCCGGACACCCCGGGTCTTGGCGCGGATCTTGACGAAGCGTTCCTGGCACAATGTGATTCAGTCTGTATCTGCTGA
- the cas2 gene encoding CRISPR-associated endonuclease Cas2, whose amino-acid sequence MLVLVSYDVSIEGKGATRLRRVAKACQNYGQRVQYSVFECVVDPAQWTVLRQNLIDEIDPEIDSLRFYFLGSNWKRRIEHIGAKKAIDFDEPLIL is encoded by the coding sequence GTGCTGGTATTGGTAAGCTATGACGTCTCCATAGAGGGAAAAGGGGCAACGCGATTGCGGCGCGTTGCAAAAGCATGTCAGAATTATGGCCAAAGGGTTCAATACTCTGTTTTTGAGTGTGTGGTCGATCCCGCGCAATGGACGGTTCTCCGGCAAAACCTGATTGATGAAATAGATCCGGAAATAGACAGTTTAAGATTTTATTTTCTCGGATCAAACTGGAAAAGGCGGATTGAACATATCGGGGCAAAAAAGGCGATTGATTTTGATGAACCACTGATCCTGTAA
- the cas1c gene encoding type I-C CRISPR-associated endonuclease Cas1c, whose product MKKHLNTLFVTTQGAYLGKDGETVAVKIEQKTVLRIPIHTLDGIVCFGSVGCSPYLMGFCAEKDVTISFLSEYGKFLAMVKGPVSGNVLLRRKQFRMADMSDMSAQVAGFILTGKIANCRTVLERSLRDHSEKMDRDAVKKVSRRLSMYIQKELQKDNLDSLRGIEGDAAHQYFSVFDELIFQQQEAFAFSGRNRRPPTDRINCLLSFVYTLLVHDVRSALESVGLDPAVGFLHRDRPGRPGLALDMMEEFRPFLADRLVLSMINRSQVKPDGFTIKESGAVHMDDDTRKAVLTAYQKRKQESLIHPFLNEQIQIGTLFFIQALLMARFIRGDLDGYPPFIWK is encoded by the coding sequence ATGAAAAAACACCTGAACACATTGTTTGTCACCACCCAGGGGGCATATCTGGGCAAAGACGGGGAAACCGTTGCCGTTAAAATCGAACAGAAAACCGTGTTGCGGATTCCCATTCATACCCTTGACGGCATTGTCTGTTTCGGTTCCGTGGGATGCAGTCCGTACCTGATGGGATTTTGCGCCGAAAAAGACGTGACGATCAGTTTTTTGAGCGAATATGGAAAATTTCTGGCCATGGTCAAAGGTCCGGTTTCGGGCAATGTTTTATTGCGCAGAAAGCAATTCCGGATGGCGGATATGTCGGATATGTCGGCACAGGTGGCAGGTTTTATCCTGACCGGAAAAATCGCAAATTGCCGGACTGTCCTTGAACGCAGCCTGCGGGATCATTCGGAAAAGATGGACCGGGACGCCGTCAAAAAAGTATCCAGGCGGCTGTCAATGTACATTCAAAAAGAGCTGCAAAAAGACAATCTGGACAGTCTTCGGGGCATTGAAGGAGATGCCGCCCACCAATATTTCAGCGTGTTTGATGAACTGATCTTTCAGCAGCAGGAGGCGTTTGCTTTTTCAGGGCGGAACCGAAGACCGCCGACCGACAGGATAAATTGTCTGCTCTCTTTTGTTTATACGCTTCTGGTTCATGATGTCAGATCAGCCCTGGAGTCGGTGGGCCTGGACCCAGCAGTGGGGTTTCTTCACCGAGACCGTCCGGGCAGGCCGGGTCTTGCCCTGGATATGATGGAGGAATTCAGGCCGTTTCTTGCCGACAGGCTTGTATTGTCAATGATCAACAGGAGCCAGGTTAAACCGGACGGATTTACCATAAAAGAGTCCGGGGCCGTTCATATGGATGATGATACCCGGAAAGCCGTTCTGACTGCGTATCAGAAAAGAAAGCAGGAGAGCCTTATTCATCCGTTTTTAAATGAACAAATCCAGATCGGTACTTTGTTTTTTATTCAGGCCCTGCTTATGGCAAGGTTTATCCGTGGGGATCTTGACGGATACCCTCCGTTTATCTGGAAATAG
- a CDS encoding transposase encodes MEIITSVLFCLSPCLDYTTLRRLAVIVTAILITPDRVSMLGMSRWTDKGGNYRTIQRFFKTKIDWAKVQWVFIRFHLRTVPGIILLTGDEVVTPKSGKQTYGWVNLTGQKPWQIRLKTWHWMRDYPLISIKDQRLLKRTALKGMSRLMKGDLTRAITCFQDIETAGTPGLTACLGTGFVSIVNQDACRAAFYEKKAKHLTKSVHKPQFIALSYLLQAAVFLQNKDNAATASKLDLAMNAPLSPSKLFNAWPFACSLICQIR; translated from the coding sequence GTGGAAATCATCACGAGCGTACTTTTTTGTTTAAGCCCTTGCCTCGACTACACCACGCTACGCCGTCTGGCGGTTATTGTTACAGCAATTCTGATCACGCCGGATAGAGTTAGCATGCTTGGCATGTCGCGCTGGACAGATAAAGGTGGCAATTACCGAACCATCCAACGATTTTTCAAAACCAAGATTGACTGGGCGAAAGTCCAGTGGGTTTTCATCCGCTTTCATTTAAGAACTGTTCCCGGCATCATACTCTTGACTGGTGACGAGGTGGTTACGCCAAAATCCGGCAAACAGACCTACGGCTGGGTGAATTTGACCGGGCAAAAACCCTGGCAGATCAGGCTGAAAACCTGGCATTGGATGCGGGACTATCCCTTGATTTCCATCAAAGACCAACGGCTCTTAAAGAGGACGGCTCTTAAAGGAATGTCCAGGCTGATGAAAGGAGATCTAACCCGGGCAATAACCTGCTTTCAGGATATTGAAACAGCTGGGACACCCGGACTTACTGCCTGTCTGGGAACAGGTTTTGTTTCAATTGTCAACCAGGATGCCTGCCGGGCCGCCTTTTATGAAAAAAAAGCAAAGCACCTTACAAAATCAGTACACAAACCCCAATTTATTGCCCTGTCATATCTACTGCAGGCTGCTGTCTTTTTACAGAATAAAGACAATGCAGCTACTGCTTCAAAGCTTGATCTTGCCATGAACGCCCCTTTGAGTCCCAGTAAGCTTTTTAATGCCTGGCCGTTTGCCTGTAGCCTGATCTGTCAAATCAGATAA
- a CDS encoding Fic family protein encodes MDFKSRPNLMDFLKNLDKDLQKALITQLRNLWTHTSTAIEGNTLTLGETAFVLEEGLTVSGKPLKDHEEVVGHARAIDLIYDLLAQGTPFNEEALFNLHKAVQTHVVLDVYKPVGGWKKEPNSTVGIVDEKQVVFEYASPRDVPPLMKQWFTLYHELMATAVPGDKQMALQAYVTLHVAFVRIHPFFDGNGRMARLVANLPVLKAGLPPVIVPREQRKAYIDALSHFHFAVGQIEKDGELLPEPDALKPFAAFCEQAWRASMELVDEIHKKQQIRTGKNQ; translated from the coding sequence ATGGATTTTAAATCGAGACCCAACCTTATGGATTTTTTAAAAAACCTGGACAAAGACCTCCAAAAAGCCCTGATAACCCAACTGCGCAACCTGTGGACCCACACCTCCACAGCCATTGAGGGTAACACGCTGACCCTGGGGGAAACCGCCTTTGTTCTTGAAGAAGGATTGACCGTTTCGGGCAAGCCCCTGAAAGACCATGAAGAGGTGGTGGGACACGCCAGGGCCATTGATCTGATTTATGATCTGCTGGCGCAGGGAACGCCTTTTAACGAGGAGGCGCTGTTCAACCTTCATAAAGCCGTTCAGACACATGTTGTGCTTGATGTTTACAAACCTGTGGGGGGCTGGAAAAAAGAGCCCAATTCAACGGTCGGGATAGTTGATGAAAAACAGGTTGTTTTTGAATATGCGTCTCCCCGGGATGTTCCGCCGCTGATGAAACAATGGTTTACGCTGTACCATGAACTTATGGCAACTGCTGTGCCCGGGGATAAACAAATGGCCTTGCAGGCATATGTTACGCTTCATGTTGCCTTTGTCCGCATCCACCCCTTTTTTGACGGAAACGGCAGAATGGCAAGACTGGTTGCCAACCTGCCGGTGTTAAAGGCCGGCCTGCCGCCGGTTATTGTGCCCAGGGAACAGCGCAAGGCGTATATTGACGCCCTGTCCCACTTCCATTTTGCCGTGGGACAAATTGAAAAGGACGGAGAACTGCTACCGGAACCGGATGCATTAAAGCCCTTTGCCGCTTTTTGTGAACAGGCCTGGCGAGCATCCATGGAACTTGTGGATGAGATTCATAAAAAACAGCAGATACGCACCGGGAAAAATCAATGA
- the cas4 gene encoding CRISPR-associated protein Cas4, with translation MTVYQEKEYLSLSALQHILFCPRQCALIHIEQLWEENLFTAQGRIMHERVDRGDQTDKGKIKIEYGLPLKSARLGITGKADVVEFHRTDSSVQKWVPFPVEYKRGKPKKDLSDKVQLCAQAMCLEEMLNIDIPSGALFYGKTRRRLEVAFDEALRQNTTAAAEQLHAMFESGITPPPEYAKKCDTCSFLSQCIPKAIEKKRTVAAWLNRMVRKDIAE, from the coding sequence ATGACCGTGTATCAGGAAAAGGAATATCTGTCCCTATCCGCACTCCAGCATATTCTTTTCTGCCCGCGTCAGTGCGCCCTGATCCATATTGAACAGCTATGGGAGGAAAATCTGTTCACGGCCCAGGGCCGTATCATGCACGAAAGGGTGGACAGAGGCGACCAGACAGACAAGGGTAAAATCAAAATCGAATATGGGCTGCCCCTGAAATCCGCACGCCTGGGCATCACCGGCAAGGCCGATGTGGTTGAATTCCACCGGACGGATTCTTCCGTTCAAAAATGGGTTCCCTTCCCTGTGGAGTACAAGCGCGGAAAACCCAAAAAAGATCTGTCCGATAAGGTCCAGCTCTGTGCCCAGGCCATGTGTCTTGAGGAGATGCTTAATATCGACATCCCCTCCGGCGCATTGTTTTATGGAAAGACACGGCGCCGCCTGGAGGTGGCTTTTGATGAAGCGTTGCGGCAGAATACCACGGCGGCGGCAGAACAACTTCATGCCATGTTTGAATCGGGAATCACCCCACCGCCTGAGTATGCTAAAAAATGTGACACCTGCTCATTTCTTTCACAGTGCATACCGAAGGCCATAGAAAAAAAACGGACCGTTGCTGCCTGGTTAAACCGAATGGTCCGGAAAGATATTGCCGAATGA
- a CDS encoding serine hydrolase domain-containing protein, which produces MAQILKNLESKLKKNMEACGVPAACIGVYHKGKLYTAATGILNINTGVEATSDSCFQIGSITKVFTATLVMQLVEQGRLELDKPVKHYIPTFQTEDVNACGAITIRQLLCHTSGLDGDATIETDFGRDKLARFVESCAFLSQIHPPGEYFSYCNTGFNIAGRLIEVATGKTYEEAAREMLIQPLGMDHTAMLPQETLKYRCAIGHVPAPPDENAPDGAAPKMMISPIPVLESSGAPAGSFATMTVADLLKFACLHLDEGKTFDGTQILSKEGVRAMKTKQTSIAAPVSENTTGWGLGWSLMEWDGEKVIGHDGGTVGQNSFLRIIPSKQTAVCLLTNGGDYMGLKKSLFPHLFRELAGVCIPDTPAPKDITANNTLFTGRYENCLVYTEVFEDKGLLHVRFGAKHSLNEVMPEQIFILKPLSPNTFAICTPDHTVIDIGGAAFLRPDTNGMTRYIFLGGRIYKRLGY; this is translated from the coding sequence ATGGCACAAATACTGAAAAATCTGGAATCAAAACTGAAAAAAAACATGGAGGCCTGCGGTGTACCGGCAGCCTGCATCGGGGTGTACCACAAAGGGAAACTTTATACGGCAGCAACCGGCATTCTCAATATCAACACAGGGGTTGAGGCCACTTCGGACAGCTGTTTTCAAATCGGCTCCATTACTAAGGTGTTCACGGCCACCCTGGTAATGCAGCTTGTGGAGCAAGGACGCCTGGAGCTGGACAAACCGGTGAAGCATTATATTCCAACCTTCCAGACGGAAGACGTCAACGCTTGCGGCGCCATCACCATCCGCCAGTTGCTTTGCCACACCAGCGGACTTGACGGAGACGCAACCATAGAGACCGATTTCGGCAGGGACAAGCTGGCCCGGTTTGTGGAAAGCTGTGCATTCCTTTCCCAGATCCACCCTCCCGGGGAATACTTTTCCTATTGCAACACAGGTTTTAACATTGCCGGCCGGCTCATTGAGGTGGCCACGGGAAAAACCTATGAAGAGGCCGCCCGGGAAATGCTTATCCAGCCGCTGGGCATGGACCACACTGCCATGCTTCCCCAGGAAACCCTGAAATACCGTTGCGCCATCGGCCATGTTCCTGCACCGCCAGATGAAAACGCCCCGGACGGCGCTGCCCCCAAGATGATGATCTCCCCCATCCCGGTTTTGGAATCATCCGGGGCGCCGGCCGGCTCCTTTGCCACCATGACGGTTGCTGATCTGTTAAAATTTGCCTGTCTGCACCTGGATGAAGGCAAAACTTTTGACGGCACCCAAATTCTTTCCAAGGAGGGTGTCCGGGCCATGAAGACAAAACAAACCAGTATTGCAGCACCGGTCAGCGAGAACACCACCGGCTGGGGCCTTGGGTGGTCGCTGATGGAATGGGACGGAGAAAAAGTCATCGGCCATGACGGCGGCACCGTGGGCCAGAACTCTTTTTTGCGCATCATCCCCTCCAAACAGACGGCGGTCTGCCTGCTTACCAACGGCGGCGACTACATGGGATTGAAAAAATCTTTGTTTCCACATCTGTTCCGGGAGCTTGCAGGGGTTTGTATCCCGGATACGCCGGCACCCAAAGACATAACAGCCAATAACACTTTGTTCACGGGCAGATACGAAAATTGCCTGGTTTATACCGAAGTGTTTGAAGACAAGGGACTGCTTCATGTGCGCTTTGGCGCCAAGCACTCCCTGAATGAAGTGATGCCCGAACAAATCTTTATACTTAAGCCTCTAAGCCCGAACACCTTTGCCATCTGCACCCCGGACCACACCGTGATTGATATCGGCGGGGCCGCATTCCTAAGGCCGGATACCAACGGCATGACCCGGTATATTTTCCTTGGCGGACGCATATACAAACGCCTAGGTTATTGA